The proteins below come from a single Benincasa hispida cultivar B227 chromosome 4, ASM972705v1, whole genome shotgun sequence genomic window:
- the LOC120075933 gene encoding uncharacterized protein LOC120075933 → MNPFSSESESQISPESAVEGDPEAQILHFQSEFSSEDDHDESVSLTDWKNTKKKKKKKNKNQILLEGFVEASDEDNLTRTKSLTDDDLEELKGCVDLGFAFCYDEIPELCNTLPALELCYSMSQKFMDEHQKVPENSPPESVDSVSSPIPNWKISSPGDHPEDVKARLKYWAQAVACTVRLCN, encoded by the exons atgaatccaTTTTCTTCTGAATCCGAATCTCAGATTTCTCCTGAATCCGCCGTTGAAGGGGACCCAGAAGCTCAAATCCTCCATTTCCAATCTGAATTCAGTTCTGAAGACGATCACGACGAGTCAGTTTCTCTGACGGACTGGAAAAacacgaagaagaagaagaagaaaaagaacaagaacCAGATATTGCTCGAGGGTTTTGTGGAGGCATCGGATGAGGATAATTTGACGAGGACAAAGAGCTTGACGGATGACGATCTTGAGGAGCTCAAAGGATGTGTGGATCTAGGGTTTGCGTTTTGCTATGACGAGATTCCCGAGCTCTGTAACACCTTGCCGGCGCTCGAGCTTTGTTATTCGATGAGCCAAAAGTTTATGGATGAACACCAGAAGGTTCCGGAAAATTCTCCGCCTGAGTCGGTGGATTCTGTTTCTAGTCCCATTCCGAATTGGAAGATCTCTAGTCCTG GTGATCATCCAGAAGATGTTAAGGCGAGGCTCAAATACTGGGCGCAAGCTGTGGCTTGTACTGTTAGATTATGCAACTGA